The segment ATGTAATAAACAATCTCTGTATCTTCTTCTAAGACATATATAGTAGTAATTGAGTTGGGCTGAACGAGCTGTGGGTGTTAACAGTCAGCAGTGCCAAATTattcaaagaagaagaaattattTGAAATATTAAATTCTAGCTCTTTGAACAAAATCACCATATTCATAGCCAGTTATTAGTCAATACTGTGAAAGAATAACAGTAGAAAATGCACTTTAAAAAGGTCCTGCAGTATTTTTCCTACATCCTTTCAGTTCAGTATTTTTGGAAAATTCACCAAacctctaaaaaaaataaaaaaaagttatgaaGCAATAGAAATGCCTCTTCTGAGCAACTACAGTGCAATTGTCCATATACGTGACATCACGTTTCCAAATGGGAGCCATTTTTAATTGCCACAGGCACAGGACCAAGGCCCAACAGGAGTCCCGGAACAAAAGTGACACCTGCCACTTGCTCACTTCTACAAAAACCTTCTaggggaaacaaatgaaacctgGTAGACTAGTAGAGCCACAAGCACTGACCAGCGTTttgctggtggctggtgttaatttcacACCCCAGATGCATCCATGCCTGACACCACAAGAACGGCCTCttctatgtttttttcccctgcatACAGTAAATGTACCATGCCATAGCCATACTGGCTAAGTACAGTGTGTTTTTCCAATATGCTGTGtccacagttcagttcaggacGGGTGTAACAGAAGAGTGCTGGCAAGGCACATGTGTTACTGGCAGGTTTCATTCTGGTTTCTGCAtgttgcacacaaacacatttgttaCTGGGAGGTTTCATTCTGGTTTCTGCATGTTGCTCTCTTACACAAACAGGATTGTTTGTGTGATGCAGCACCAAAACCACAGCAGGGCCAGTACAGGTACAGAGCGGTACCGGTGCAGACAAACGCCGTTGAGTCTTTCCCTCAGGTTGGTGGGCAGGGGACCCAGGTTAGACCTCCGAGTCTGGATCCAGGTGTCATGAGACGGCAGCCTTGGAGCCCTGCTTCTTCTTGGCCAGCTCAGCCTGAATCTGAGGAGGGAACTGGTCCAAGTGCTTGTTCACGCACTGCATGCAGAACCTCTTAGTGTAGAAAAGACTGCAGTCCtgaaagaagagaaagcagAAGAGGTTCAACACCAGTGCTGCCGTTTCAGCTATTGTTGCACAATCACATACCTGCAAAAAGTATGTTCTCTCAGGGTTAAAGtttattttctcactgacataaaattataaacaaattTTAACATATTTCAAGGGCTTAAgagtcatgaaactcactcagcaCAGTTACAATTAAAGTTGACATAGTCATCTaagaaaaacattgaaaaccACAGTTACATGTTTTTCCACAACACCAGTGATATGCTTGTAAAACGTTGACTCATGCCAACTAGAAAACTGACAAAGGAGCACATTTGCAACTTGATTTTCAAAGCAAGGATGAGCATATTCAATTATCAATGATCATGCTCCTAAATTACTTTCTTCTGTTcctacattttttttagtttaggaGCTTCTGTACTCTAGATAAAATGCCATCAGAGGCCAGTGGAGGACACatgcaagcacgcacacactcactcatctccctctctcacacacccacacaccccttATCAAGAATGATGTCATTCGCCCCAAGAGCAGGATGACAACACCAGTGCTTCAAGGCCTTAATCATGTGCTAAACTGAAATACACAGTCATACAACTTGGAAAACAGTCAGCAGCTCTACTACTGGCAGAGAAACTTACCGATCCAACACAAACAGAGCTGCTGCACAGACTGCAGTTAGACCCCAACACAAGAAACTTCTCCTTGTCTGGACTGAAGGGGTCCTTGGTCACAAAACACTCCTCAAGCAACCTAAAGGatgatggaaagacagacaggagatgAATGACAGGCAGGGTCTAATCCAGCATTTCCCAAAATTCATAATGTATTGATTAGACCAGTGTTTCCTAATCCAATCCTCGTGTACCCTCCTGTCCtgcaagtttttgttccaattaagtttttgttccaatcctgatccaattaagggctACACAGTTTTCTGATAACCCTGTTCAGGTAGATCTGTTTCTACTGCTCGACCAATCAGCATCAAGCCCTTAATCCTGGTCTAATCAATACATTATTAGCTTTCTATGGTTTGTAGAGAAAACAGGAACGTGTTCAACTACAGTAACTGTTTAACATGCAATGTACACATCTCTTGAGGGCtatttaatgaatgaatgccGTATTGGCATAGAGATTAAAACGCATTGTATGGATGATACACACAGTAACGTTGTAGCTAGcaacattagcattagcatcccTAGCTCCAGAGCGCTAAAGACACTCGGCAGCGAGTTTATAAACTAATTTAATCTTCACTTACACAATGGCTCTGGTGTTTGGTGGTTTCTGGCCGTGGTAAGTGAAGGGGGTAGATAAGCCACACAACTGGCAGGTAAATGTCTTTTCAGGGGGGTCACTGGTAGTTTGCTCCATCGTGAAGTTtagcagagcagcagcaagtTTGTTGTTCCTGGTTTTCATGTCGAGTCCATCTATTGTGGTTTTCTGGAGCTCTACCGCCACCTACTGGACTGGGGGAGAAACTAGTATGTATATTAGCCTGTTACAAGTTGAACGTGCtacaaacaaaatatatttaaaagaGACGCTACCTTAGGTCTGTCCTTGATTTTCTCATTcaccaaaattattttttttaatttgatgagagaaaatgaataaGCCTTCTTTCAGACATTTGATCAGAAATGCCACAAGTTCAAGCGAACATTATTCCTGAAAGGAAAGAGGTATAATCACACATTAAGTCATATTTACGGTATCAAACCCCTGTATGTTGATAGATCCGTTTTCATGTTAGTAGAGATATGGAAATTTAATAAAACTGTCAAAGATTCATGAAATCTAAagcatttttattgtaaaaacaatgaaatccTCAGATAATGAGTcattaattacatttaaatgAGGTGTCCAGTCAGATGAGATGAATAGGCCATAATGGGCCATCATCATGCAGGCCATTAAGTTAATGCAATAAAATATGACTTTGAGTTAAACAGGTCACTTTATTTTAGGCTACAACATCACATTGAGCTGCCTGATTTTATTGAGATAGATAATACATGATTGTTCATTGTACATTGCTTATAATGAAAAAGGTCAACAGTTCAGTTTCATGATAGCAAGAAACATTGTTTCAGTACTACATGGAGAGGTGCAATCTGTTCACCCAAATACAGTAAATAAGGCCCACCAGCTCAGCTTTGTGTTATGTTTTACTGTCTCCTGATACAAGCGTCCCTTTCACCCTGGCCATCACATTCTTCTTGtatttacaaaacaaagcaTGAACTAACGTAATGTCATAGATGTGTTTGTGGTCAAAATAAGTCCTTCAATACTGGCCTTTTTCatggaaaaacagatttttgtgtttgttatcAGCAGGATTTGtacaaaaatacttttttttgcaCTCTGCAACCTTGATCTGAAACATAAATCAAATGTGGGTCATACTGGGTTATTAAATGTGAACTGAATTAAACAAATTTGGACAAAAAGTGAACGTTGTGTCTGTATAAATCCAGACACATCAGGACACGGCCCTTATAGTTGGTGCTGAAGCCATATGATTCATTTCATTGCCTTTAATTTCATTGATTCAGTTCATTCCAGTCCACTCCAGATCTCATGACTAGCCAACATTTCTCAGTATATAAAGATGGCAGTGTTGTTCATGATTAACGATTCAATACTATGTGAGTACATTCCCTGGTCCAGTACATTAAATGGTTATATATCTACCCGTATATTAACAAAGCTACTCCAAatatgtatctgtatgtgtttgaTGAGTGAAATCAAACTGAAACAAACACCAACATGAAACTTCACAGCTCTCCACAAGGCACTCGTGGACTTCAAAGAGCATGACAACGATATTAACCACACCCAAAAGGCCTTTTAAATGATCATATACacataatgtgcaaaatattaggagcatcttcctgatattgagttgcagctccttttgcacaatccacatctcaattgtctcaaagcttaaaaatccttctctaaatCTGGTTCTTTacacttctctttatctacatctcctcctttgtaattggtatagatttaataacggaaatcaataagggataatagcttttacctggattcacctcatcagcgtacttcatgaaaacagtaagtgtccctaatattctATATACTCAGCGTATTTAAGGGGAAACAGTGTTTAGGACGTCATTTTCCACCTTCTTCATCAAAATCAGGATGACAGTGGTGTTTAGGGTCGTCTTTGCTCTCTGGGATATAAATCCACCAAAAAACTGTGCCAGCAAAAAAGATCTCACAGCAGTACAGAGCCACCAGGGCTGAGAGAAGGCTCAATGCTCttgttttgttaattttgttaAAACCCTCTAGAGGCTAAGAACACACATATCAGTTTGTGTACAGTTTGTATCAAGGCCATTAACTGCTTAGTGCAATATTGTTCACAGGCACGATGAAGATCTAATGTCAGTGCATGACTGCAGGAGTCACTGTGCACCGATGCACGCTTGCATATGCCCTATTAGTTTGAAAGTAGGGTACATGTGTTCATCCAGGAGAACTCTTAACTCATGCCAACTGGGTACAAGTACAAGTCACTGCATTTGAAAATATCCATACACATCTACGGTGTAAATTCTCTGCACATACGCTTCAAAAAAGTGCGTCCATCACCGTGTCTCCATGGTTAGATGGGCCATGTCACCTGCAAGAGCTGCCATTCCCCCTAAAAGAATCTCACTTCTGTTTTGTTCCAGCGGCGcattttagtgtcacatggtctaaatgctttttGAGCGGTCTTTCCATTCTTCTTCTGCAGAAAACACCGGTGTGCATCCATAGAAACCGCACGATAatctacatacagtacatcgaTATCCATAATAGTATCAGTAAATGTTTATGTACACCCAGTTTATATTATATACCGAGCACACAGTAACCCAGTTTCTCAGTACATGTCCCTGTAGATCTCTTGCAGGAGCGGGTGGAGCGACGCGTCCTCCGTCGTCTTGATTTCCTGCACCAACTGAGCGTGCTCGGTGACCAGCTCGCGGAGGTCGGCCAGCTTCTGCAGCAGCCTGGGGAAGAGGAAGGTGTTGTCGGGGTGGTTGGCCAGCAGGCGGAGCCGCAGCGCCTGGACGATGCTTTCCTGCAGCCGCTCCACCGGAGGCACGTCCACCAGGCCTGGACGGTCTGGGAAGGACAGAGACGGGGATCAGAGAGCGGGGATCAGAGAGTGGTGAGAGTGGAGACCGATGGAGGGGATGGAGAAGAGGGAAGATTCAGTTTCGGCTAAATTTTGCACACTCTTGCACTCTTCCATTCATTCAATTCCCATCATCAACCATAGGAAAGAATGGCGATGATGCGGCAAAAACCACGCCTAAGTGCaaaaccctattcaatttctatgaacaaaacaacattttctgtggttgctttttctgtgttctaataatttatgtgaaatgtaaatgggGTAAATCATTTGTCATTGCCTTTTCacggttgtcaaacaacagcatgatcattaaaatgcttttttcttgaagtctcaaaatgctaacatgactcccctcttgaacggaagtttgcacagaagtttgctagcttgttagcattttgtgactccCAGATAATTCAACTACTGTGatcatgcagttgtttgacagATGTGAAAAGGTTAAGGGCAATTAACAACACCACAACATTTCATATAAATGATTAGAACACAGAAacagcaaccacagaaaatgttgatttttgcCCATAGAAAGTGAATAGGATTTCGCACTTGTCACACCATTCTTATCTATTCACCTCCTGCTCTTCCCACCATGTCAGTTACCTCCGCAGCAGATGATGGCGGCCACGAACAGAGCCAGGTCGCTGTCGTCCAGCTCCAGGGAGTTGAAGCGCGTGGCGAACTGGAACTTGGGCTCCATCATGTCGCTAAACGGCCGCCGGAGGCTCTTGAGGAACTCTCGGGTGATGAAGCCCCCGCCGCGCGCCACCAGCAGGCCGTCTTTGTTCATGCAGGAGGCCAGCAGGGTGAAGAGGGCTTCGTAAACTCCGTACTTCAGCAGAGTCACCTACGCACGAGGCGAGCAAAGGAAGGAGGTCAGGAAGGTGAGGAGGCTCCAGCACGGCCAAAACGCATCAGAGTTGTTTTAATACACTAccggtcaaaagtttggacacacctgattgaatgtactatgtttttcattctcttaaaaccgttttgatctaaaggcttctgcttatttgtttcttagacaaatataaatagtgaagttgatgcctatgtatgaatttctttccaaagcctttgcctttccatcaaggcaaagggcggctactttaaagaatctaaaatataagatagttttgatttgtttaacactttatgggtcgctgcataattccatttgtgttatttcatatttttgatgtctttactgttattctaaaatgggaaaaattgtaaaaataaagaaaaaagtgtgtccaaacttttgataGTGTATGTTCTTTTGAACATGAAGCCATGaagtaaaggctttttaaattgaAGAGTGTCATGGAactatttttttccattaagCAAAAATCCTAAACCAAAGAGCACATTCAACAAATTCCTCCACACACCAAAACCCAATAGAACCACCTCTTGTTTGAATTAAGGTAAGAAGGTATTTTATCATTGTAGAAAAATCAGTGATCATTCTTAGCCTCAATCAATCCTTTTTTTTCTAACTAATCACACTGGAAAACAAATTAAGCCTACAATCTGTACTTCCTCACATTCAATGACAGAAAAACCCCTTGAACTCACGCCACCTGATCATTCAGGTCCAGGCTCTGGAAGCCCGGCACGGCCTTGGCAAACTCCGTCAGCTCGGTGACCGTCTCCACCGAGGTGCTCTGGCAGCAGTTGAAGAGCCTGGCCTCCGCCTCCCTGTCCCGGAGCTCCTCGGGCCCCCCAGCGGGAGCCGTTTCCCCGGCCCAGAGGTCCCCCTCGGGCCCCGGACTGCCTCCGTCCACCAGGTGGGCCGCCAGCGTCCTCTCCGCCAGCTGGAACGTCTCCATGTCGTGAATGACAAaaggctgcagagagacagagagaggagatgggagtGTGTCGGGTTTTGGTACGTGACATACATTTGGTATTATCAGACCTTCATGTCTTCTTGATTTCATAGAAACATTGAACAAGAGGTTAGACGACAGAGATGACCAATATACTGAATAAAGAATCTCCTCAaacttttctcctcttctaaTTTTTCGACTATTTATTTCTCAGACGTACAAGCTGGATGCCATACTACTGATTAAaccctttgttttctctccgtttctccccatccctcttcaaccttcctcttcttttatcctaatagggatgggacaatatatcgaaattcaatatatggcaatacaaaaatgcgacaatacgtatcgtggggcagaaaaattaatcatgatattagctctattttattctgctgtagtaatcacaaatgagacggtttgcccatcacaatgtcacaagctctccatccaaattatattatctgcactttgtaatgacatttttaaattgttgtttacattctagcaagccagtgccattgctagaaagatttctggctcagaaataagcataattctgcacagtcatactttggtatcattgaacttttatttattacatcgtatcgtggttgtatcgaatcgtgaaccctaatatcgcgtatcgaatcgtatcgtgagataaaaatatcgtcccatccctatatcctaaccccctccatctctcccttttcctccatcCATTCGCTCCATCCCCTTCCCTCACCGGCTTGCTGGTCTTCCCGGTGAGTATGAGCCGTGCTTTAGCCTTGTTCATGTTGAAGTTCTTCATGTAGGCTTCGTGGATCTGCCTGACCAGAATCTTGTGGTCGGCCAGCATGGGGCTCGCCACTTCGCTGTCCCCCATCTGGCTCTCCgccttcagcttcagcttctccGACTGGGGCATCCGACCGAACCGGATGGCTGGGGATGGAGACATAGATATGAAAGGTTTCCTTACAAAACGCAATATATTCATTGTTAGAAACAACTGTAACTCAAAGCTCAtcattcaacatttcaacaaTACAGATTATTTCAGCCTCAACATTTTAGTATTTGGCAGGCAAAGGCTTTAAAATAGctaataatttaaaaagttaaaatacttttttttttttccaaatggcagatatctcattttagaatgaaacttcATATAAGGATATCCTTATACATAATAAATAGTTATGTGGTAGGTATGTGCTATTGACATCAGACAGACTCCTCTGCAGcagacatgcatgtgcacacatacaaacacacagataaaaagcacacacacacactcacacacacacacgatccaGTGTGTTCTGTTCCTCTGAGGGAAACATGCCGTCTCCCACTTGACTGTGTTTTCTGACACTGATCTATCTGCAGTGGGAGGCCTTCTCAACAAACCCACTGACCCTTTGGCAATCACTACAGATAACTCTCCAGATGTGGGGCTATATGGGCCTGCACTTTCTCAATGTCAAGCAGGCCGCTGCAGGACAATGTTCTACCAAAACCCAGTCAGTGCAAACACACTGGACTAGCTCCGCAGAAAGTCACAGAAGGACATGGGTTGCTGTTGCTGTAAGGGATCATAACGGCTTTGATAATCTAGATAGCACAGAAACTCTTAACAACGCAAACATCTTGTGATAAAAACCCGTGGCTACTGTGTCAAATGAGGACTTTGGGAGCCGAGGTTTAGGTTCATGTTgttacataaaaataacagctAGCTCTTTGACTATTTCATCACTTTTTTCATGGCTTTAAGGACATTACAGTGCTAATACACTTGATATGGAGCAATTTTACAGTTTAAATTTTACATTtaacaatatatattttcagcACTGACATTCTTATCAAcatac is part of the Centroberyx gerrardi isolate f3 chromosome 24, fCenGer3.hap1.cur.20231027, whole genome shotgun sequence genome and harbors:
- the cdpf1 gene encoding cysteine-rich DPF motif domain-containing protein 1 yields the protein MEQTTSDPPEKTFTCQLCGLSTPFTYHGQKPPNTRAIVLLEECFVTKDPFSPDKEKFLVLGSNCSLCSSSVCVGSDCSLFYTKRFCMQCVNKHLDQFPPQIQAELAKKKQGSKAAVS
- the pparaa gene encoding peroxisome proliferator-activated receptor alpha a, translating into MVDMPGGPYSPLSPMGDSLLDSPLCGDLMEDLQDISQSIGDDTLGSFDFPEYQSTGSGSESSITLDTLTPASSPSSGVFGAAPGPKESSGPLSLECRVCSDKASGFHYGVHACEGCKGFFRRTIRLKLDYDKCERSCKIQKKNRNKCQYCRFHKCLSVGMSHNAIRFGRMPQSEKLKLKAESQMGDSEVASPMLADHKILVRQIHEAYMKNFNMNKAKARLILTGKTSKPPFVIHDMETFQLAERTLAAHLVDGGSPGPEGDLWAGETAPAGGPEELRDREAEARLFNCCQSTSVETVTELTEFAKAVPGFQSLDLNDQVTLLKYGVYEALFTLLASCMNKDGLLVARGGGFITREFLKSLRRPFSDMMEPKFQFATRFNSLELDDSDLALFVAAIICCGDRPGLVDVPPVERLQESIVQALRLRLLANHPDNTFLFPRLLQKLADLRELVTEHAQLVQEIKTTEDASLHPLLQEIYRDMY